TCGCCGCTGCGGTTGGTTTCGAAGTAGCTCGGGTGCAGGGTGACGATATGATCGAATACCGCCTTGCGCAGGTCCGCCACTACCCGCTCGCCCAGCCAGGACACCAGGTAATGCCGCGCGTAGGTGCCTATCGCCATCAACAGGGCAAGGCCGATGATCATGAACACGGCATTACCCAATGCCTCGCTGGAGCTGGCCACCAGCCCCCGGTCCACCAGTAGTTTCACGCCCTGACCGATGGATAACGTAATCCCGGCGGTAAACACCAGCGCCACGCCGGCGGCGAACATGGTTTTCTGGTATGGACGGATAAACTGCCACAGCGCCAGCATCATCTGGCGAAAGCTCATGTTCGATGCACTGGGTGTGGTGCTGGGTATGGTTGTGTCGGGTTCGACGGTATGGGACATAGTGCGCTACTGGGGCCGGGGGTGGGGGAACAATAAACGTCACCAGCCTATCACAACGACAGGGCCGGCCTCTTTGACAATTCCCCCGCTGATACCCGAATGATTTTGCCCGAATTCTTTTAACCCCAGACCGCCAGATTAACGAAACATCAGCTCCGGATTCACCATGGTCTTCATCTCCAGCACATTGCCATTCGGATCCTTGATAAAGAAGGTTTCCTGCTCGTACTCGTCGCCTTCAAAGCGGCGGTAGGGTTTATCGAGATACTCAAGCCCCGCCGCTTCTATACGCGCCTTCAATGCCTGAAACTCTTTTTCCGGAAGGTGCGCACCGAAGTGTGGAACCGCTACCGCGCCCATATCCACTTTATGGCGCACACTGGGCAACTGCTCTTCACTCTGGTGCAGGGTCAGCTCGTTGCCCCAGAAGTCGATATCCACCCAGCGACCGGCCTCGCTGTTACCGGTTTTACAGCCCAGAACGTCGCAATAAAACTGCCTGGCAGTTTCCAGATCACCGGCGGGGATCGCCAGATGCATGCAGTTGGATTTCATGGCCTCTCTCCAGGAGTTTGGGAGCCGGCGCTACGGCGTCCCGACAGATTGCCCACTGCGTGAAGTACTGGGAGTTTAGTAGAACGAACTTGTGGTGGGCTGTATTGCGCGCAGATCTCCGCAACTGGCAGGAGCTCAACCGAAATCCACGCAATGCACGACAGCAGACAGCATCCGCCGCTTAGTCGGAGACTCAGATACGCTCCCGCCCCCTGTTCAGCCGGTAAAAATTGGCAATCGGCTTCAAATTCCGGTAAATTTCGCGGCTATTTTTTGACCAGCGCCGTATCCGCGCCCTTTCCGTGCTGACTCAGAGGTACCGATGAAGCTCACCCGCACCCTCTTGTCGATGGCCTCTGGCCTCGTGTCCCTGTCCGCTGCTTTTGTCACCCACGCCGAGGTGTTCTGGCAGGACAACAGCCTGACCCTGTTACACGGGCGCGACTACAAGGTCAACTACAGCCTGAGTACGGATGACACCACCCGCAGTGTAGTGACCTTTGAGCACGCCAGCGGCCACAGCTGGGGCGATCTGTTTCTGTTCTCTGACTACCTCTCTTCCAGCGATGACTCCAGCGAGCTGTATACCGAGATCGCTCCCCGTGTGAGTCTTGGAAAGCTGAGCGGCAACGAGCTGTCACTCGGCCCGGTGAAAGATGTCCTGCTGGCAGGACAAGTGGAACTCGGCAATATGGATGATCCGGACCATCTCACCGCGACGGGGCCGCACTTCACCAACAAGCTCGCCGGTGTGGGCTTCGACCTGGCGGTACCGGGCTTCAATTATTTCCAGGCCAATGTTTACCACCGCAATAACGACGATGCTGCAGACAACGAGCAACTGACCCTCGCGTGGGCACTGCCGTTTTCACTCGGCAGCGCAGACTTTCTTTACGACGGCTTTATGGACTGGGCCAGCGCCTCGCGGGACGCGCACCCCAGCTTCAACGTTACCTCCCAGTTGAAGTGGGATCTTGGCAGCTACTGGGGGCAGCCCAAGAGCCTGTACGCGGGGATCGAGTACGTGCACTGGGACGACAAGTTCGGGATTGAGGACGGCACCTTCGGTGTGGATTCCAATGAACGCAATGTGAACCTGCTGGTGAAGTACCACTTCTGATTCCAGCCGGTGCTTTTTCGATTTTCAAACGTGACATCAGAATCCAGACCAGGCAGTACCATGACCGACCAAGCGACCTCTCCCACATCGACAACACCTAACAGCCC
The Microbulbifer celer DNA segment above includes these coding regions:
- a CDS encoding VOC family protein, with amino-acid sequence MKSNCMHLAIPAGDLETARQFYCDVLGCKTGNSEAGRWVDIDFWGNELTLHQSEEQLPSVRHKVDMGAVAVPHFGAHLPEKEFQALKARIEAAGLEYLDKPYRRFEGDEYEQETFFIKDPNGNVLEMKTMVNPELMFR
- a CDS encoding outer membrane protein OmpK → MKLTRTLLSMASGLVSLSAAFVTHAEVFWQDNSLTLLHGRDYKVNYSLSTDDTTRSVVTFEHASGHSWGDLFLFSDYLSSSDDSSELYTEIAPRVSLGKLSGNELSLGPVKDVLLAGQVELGNMDDPDHLTATGPHFTNKLAGVGFDLAVPGFNYFQANVYHRNNDDAADNEQLTLAWALPFSLGSADFLYDGFMDWASASRDAHPSFNVTSQLKWDLGSYWGQPKSLYAGIEYVHWDDKFGIEDGTFGVDSNERNVNLLVKYHF